The DNA segment TATAATTTTATTGTCTATTATTTGTACAAAAGGGGCACTTATTATTTGCATTCATAATGCTAGAAAAAAGTACAACTTATTTGTATTTGTCTGTTAATTAAGCGTATAATCGCCCAGTCTTTTTTACCCTGATTCATTAAAAGGCTTACAATTTGTGAGTAAACGACCGATTAATCTTAATTTATTGACGATTCGCTTTCCTATCACGGCAATCGTATCAATTTTGCATCGAATTTCTGGTTTTTTCTTATTTTTAATGATCCCAATCTTTTTAGCTATCCTGTCGCTGAGCTTACATAGCCCAGAGGCTTTTTTTACCGTGCACACCTGTTTTGCGCATCCAGTCACTAAATTGCTCATCTTGGGCTTTTTATTTGCGCTTTTTTACCATTTATTAGCCGGTGTTCGTCATTTGTTGATGGATACGGGCGTTGCAGAAGAATTAAAGTCCGCGCGCTTTAGTGCTGGCTTGGTTATTGTGCTGGCGATAGGTCTGACC comes from the Rickettsiella endosymbiont of Rhagonycha lignosa genome and includes:
- the sdhC gene encoding succinate dehydrogenase, cytochrome b556 subunit, which gives rise to MSKRPINLNLLTIRFPITAIVSILHRISGFFLFLMIPIFLAILSLSLHSPEAFFTVHTCFAHPVTKLLILGFLFALFYHLLAGVRHLLMDTGVAEELKSARFSAGLVIVLAIGLTGLMGIYLW